Proteins from a genomic interval of Rosa chinensis cultivar Old Blush chromosome 2, RchiOBHm-V2, whole genome shotgun sequence:
- the LOC112190197 gene encoding UDP-glycosyltransferase 83A1, translated as MCKPHIIAIPYPAQGHVIPLMELSQCLVNEGFKDRNELGQLCEAILRVMPGKLEELIEKIKEEEGDKVACIIADESNGWALEVAEKMQIKKVAFWPASAALLALEFCIPKLIQEGIIDDDGSALKSQMINLAPNMPTMKTEELAWLTIGDITTQKIVFQVMLSSNKTVKLADWVVCNSAFDLEPGAFTLAPQILPIGPLLASNRHDNSAGNFWPPDSTCLEWLDQQAPCSVIYVAFGSFTIFDQTQFQELALALELSNRPFMWVVRPDICETTPYPEGYEERVGSKGLMVGWAPQQKVLSHPSIACFLSHCGWNSTLEGLSNGVPFLCWPYFADQFLDESYICNVWKVGLKFDKNESGIIPKGEINNKVEQLLGDENFRARASKLKEMAMTSVKEGGRSNKIFKNFIEWMKS; from the exons ATGTGCAAGCCACATATTATAGCCATTCCTTACCCAGCTCAAGGCCATGTAATTCCCTTGATGGAGTTATCACAGTGCTTAGTGAATGAAGGCTTCAAA GACAGAAATGAGTTAGGGCAGCTATGTGAAGCAATACTTAGAGTCATGCCTGGGAAGTTGGAGGAGCTCATAGAGAAgatcaaggaagaagaaggtgatAAAGTTGCCTGTATCATTGCTGATGAGAGTAACGGATGGGCTCTGGAAGTAGCAGAGAAAATGCAAATAAAGAAAGTTGCCTTCTGGCCTGCGTCAGCTGCACTTTTGGCACTGGAGTTTTGTAtcccaaaattaattcaagAAGGAATcattgatgatgatg GATCCGCATTAAAAAGCCAGATGATCAACTTAGCACCAAACATGCCCACCATGAAAACTGAAGAGTTGGCTTGGTTAACCATTGGTGACATAACCACTCAGAAAATTGTATTCCAAGTTATGCTAAGTAGCAACAAGACTGTAAAATTGGCTGACTGGGTTGTATGCAACTCAGCATTCGATCTAGAACCAGGAGCATTCACCTTGGCACCACAGATTTTACCAATAGGCCCGCTTTTGGCAAGCAATCGCCACGACAATTCGGCAGGAAACTTCTGGCCACCAGACTCAACTTGCTTAGAATGGCTTGATCAACAAGCTCCTTGTTCAGTCATCTACGTTGCTTTTGGAAGCTTCACAATTTTTGATCAAACCCAGTTCCAAGAATTGGCTTTGGCTCTCGAACTATCCAATAGGCCATTCATGTGGGTTGTGAGGCCAGACATCTGTGAAACTACTCCCTACCCTGAAGGATATGAAGAAAGAGTAGGGTCTAAAGGGTTGATGGTGGGATGGGCCCCACAACAGAAGGTTCTATCCCATCCTTCAATTGCTTGCTTCCTAAGCCACTGTGGTTGGAACTCTACCTTGGAAGGTCTAAGCAATGGGGTTCCTTTCTTGTGTTGGCCATACTTCGCGGACCAGTTCCTTGATGAGAGTTACATTTGTAATGTTTGGAAGGTGGGATTGAAGTTTGATAAGAATGAGAGTGGGATTATTCCTAAAGGAGAAATTAACAACAAGGTGGAACAACTTCTTGGTGACGAAAATTTCAGAGCCAGGGCTTCAAAACTCAAGGAAATGGCCATGACTAGTGTCAAAGAAGGTGGCCGGTCTAACAAGATATTTAAGAATTTCATTGAATGGATGAAGTCATAG
- the LOC112190164 gene encoding UDP-glycosyltransferase 83A1 — MSKPHIIAIPFPAQGHVMPLMEFSQCLARHGFKVTFVNTEHIHKQIVNAISDESYIRHDHVHLVSIPDGLESQEERNGPRLLSEAIQAVMHQNLEDLIEKLNKEEGAKITCLIADESCGWALEVAQKLKIARVVAFWPAAAATLVLNFCIPKLIHEGIIEYDGTVLKSQMVQLAPKMPMIKSTNFVWACTGNSSTQKILFQFMERTTKNAKLVDWLVCNSTYEMEPTAFALEPQILPIGPLLASSRLGNSAGSLWPTDSTCLNWLDKKPPCSVIYVAFGSTTVFNQTQFQELALALELSNRPFLWVVRPDTSDNIPYPEGYHDRVGSNGLMVSWAPQQNVLAHPSIACFLSHCGWNSTMEGVSNGVPFLCWPYFADQFINESYICDVWEVGLGFDKNESGIITQGEIKNKIEHLLGDKDFKARASKLKEMAMTTVKEGGQSNKILKNLIEWIKS; from the exons atgaGCAAGCCACATATTATAGCTATTCCTTTCCCGGCACAAGGCCATGTAATGCCCTTAATGGAGTTCTCGCAGTGCTTAGCACGTCATGGCTTCAAAGTCACATTTGTGAACACAGAACATATTCACAAGCAAATTGTGAATGCAATATCCGATGAAAGTTATATAAGGCATGATCATGTTCATCTGGTTTCAATTCCAGATGGGTTAGAATCCCAAGAGGAAAGGAATGGGCCACGGCTGCTATCCGAAGCAATACAAGCAGTCATGCACCAGAATTTGGAGGATCTCATAGAGAAGCTCAACAAAGAGGAAGGTGCAAAAATCACTTGTCTCATAGCTGATGAGAGTTGTGGGTGGGCTCTGGAAGTGGCACAAAAATTGAAGATTGCGAGGGTGGTTGCCTTTTGGCCTGCAGCAGCTGCAACTTTGGTATTGAACTTTTGTATCCCAAAATTAATTCATGAAGGAATCATTGAATATGATG GAACTGTATTGAAAAGCCAGATGGTTCAGTTGGCACCAAAAATGCCCATGATTAAATCTACAAACTTTGTGTGGGCGTGTACAGGAAATTCAAGCACTCAGAAAATCCTATTCCAATTTATGGAAAGAACCACCAAGAATGCAAAATTGGTAGACTGGCTTGTTTGCAACTCAACATACGAAATGGAGCCAACAGCATTCGCTTTGGAACCACAGATATTACCAATAGGCCCGCTTTTAGCTAGCAGCCGCCTTGGCAACTCAGCAGGCAGCTTGTGGCCAACAGACTCAACTTGCTTAAATTGGTTGGATAAAAAACCACCTTGCTCAGTGATCTATGTTGCATTTGGTAGCACAACAGTTTTCAATCAAACCCAATTCCAAGAACTGGCTTTAGCGCTTGAGTTGTCTAATAGGCCATTCCTCTGGGTTGTGAGACCAGATACCAGTGATAACATTCCCTACCCTGAAGGATATCATGACAGAGTAGGATCTAATGGACTAATGGTGAGCTGGGCCCCACAACAGAACGTTCTGGCCCATCCTTCAATTGCTTGCTTCCTAAGTCATTGTGGGTGGAACTCTACCATGGAAGGTGTCAGCAATGGGGTTCCTTTCTTGTGCTGGCCATACTTTGCTGACCAGTTCATCAATGAGAGCTACATTTGCGATGTTTGGGAGGTCGGATTGGGGTTTGATAAGAATGAAAGTGGGATCATTACTCAAGGAGAAATCAAGAACAAAATCGAGCACTTGCTTGGTGATAAAGACTTCAAAGCAAGGGCTTCCAAACTCAAGGAAATGGCCATGACAACTGTCAAAGAAGGAGGCCAATCTAACAAGATATTGAAGAATTTAATTGAATGGATCAAGTCATAG
- the LOC112189049 gene encoding UDP-glycosyltransferase 83A1, translated as MNAVADETHRGDDQLHLVSIPDGLEPWEDRNELGQLCEAIYRVMPGKLEELIEKINGGEGDKITCVIADFSIGWALEVAGKMNIKSVAFFPAAAAVLALNFSIPQLIQEGIINSDGTVSKGQVIHLAPNMPIMKIEDMPWLCFDKNKSGIIPKGEIKNKVEQLLGDENYRARASKLKEMAMTNVEEGGQSNKIFKNLIEWIKS; from the exons ATGAATGCCGTGGCTGATGAAACTCATAGAGGGGATGATCAGCTTCATCTGGTTTCAATTCCAGATGGGTTAGAACCATGGGAGGATAGGAATGAGCTGGGTCAGTTATGTGAAGCAATATACCGAGTGATGCCTGGGAAGTTGGAGGAGCTCATAGAGAAGATTAATGGAGGAGAAGGTGACAAAATAACTTGTGTCATTGCTGATTTCAGTATCGGGTGGGCTCTGGAAGTGGCAGGGAAAATGAATATCAAAAGTGTTGCCTTTTTTCCTGCAGCAGCTGCAGTTTTGGCTTTGAATTTTTCTATTCCACAGTTAATACAAGAAGGAATCATTAATAGTGATG GAACTGTATCAAAAGGCCAAGTGATTCACTTGGCACCAAACATGCCCATCATGAAGATCGAAGACATGCCGTGGTTATGCTTTGATAAGAATAAGAGTGGAATCATCCCGAAAGGAGAAATCAAGAACAAGGTGGAACAACTTCTTGGAGACGAAAATTATAGAGCAAGGGCTTCTAAACTCAAGGAAATGGCCATGACTAATGTCGAAGAAGGAGGCCAATCTAACAAGATCTTCAAGAATTTAATTGAATGGATAAAGTCGTAG